A region from the Hydra vulgaris chromosome 10, alternate assembly HydraT2T_AEP genome encodes:
- the LOC100212331 gene encoding uncharacterized protein LOC100212331, giving the protein MKIQLAIVIFLLTAVFAKHEPNKRHKKLGKALHASKNVEKTTVKETPTQNKTKLNFEESSGDTSAQNPQDNYATPAPIGENDFEPGPVNTPVPMGQLDQTALPTPEIEQPGEVATTPNPDANSASVNLVQFNPVLTEQHSSGNGCFSTFNYYFNTASTVAERNQQYIVLRECLKGKCDISTCNDQQSKCMKVALNNENKIYECNFYWFGCANENCSPSL; this is encoded by the exons ATGAAGATTCAACTAGccattgtcatttttttattaaccgCTGTCTTTGCAAAACATGAGCCGAATAAACGTCATAAAAAGTTAG GAAAAGCATTACATGCCTCAAAGAACGTTGAAAAAACAACAGTGAAAGAAACTCCAACGCAAAACAAAACCAAACTCAATTTCGAAGAGAGCTCTGGAGATACTAGCGCACAAAATCCACAAGATAATTACGCAACCCCAGCGCCAATTGGTGAGAATGATTTTGAGCCAGGTCCAGTTAATACACCGGTCCCAATGGGTCAACTAGATCAAACAGCATTGCCTACACCCGAAATAGAACAACCTGGTGAGGTGGCAACAACACCAAATCCAGACGCAAATTCTGCAAGTGTCAATCTAGTTCAATTCAACCCTGTATTAACTGAACAACACAGTTCCGGAAACGGG tgtttCAGCAcctttaactattattttaatacggCTTCAACTGTGGCCGAACGTAACCAACAATATATCGTCTTAAGAGAATGTCTCAAGGGAAAATGTGACATATCTACg TGCAACGACCAGCAGTCTAAGTGCATGAAAGTAGCTCtaaacaatgaaaacaaaatatacgAATGCAACTTCTACTGGTTTGGATGTGCTAACGAGAATTGTTCTCCTTCcctataa